From the genome of Methanothrix soehngenii GP6:
GGGTCGGCTCTCCCCCATCGAATATCACCAGGGAGGTTCCCATGTCCAGAACCTGGCTTATGAGGTCTTGGACTGCGTTCGGATCGAGGCGCAGCCGGTTTCCGGAGTTGGGCAGGGCGCAATGCGAGCAGCGGTTAGGGCATTCCTCGGTGATGGAGATTGTCACCTGGTCCGGGGTGCGCAGGCCCATGAGAGCCCGGATGCGACTATTTGCCAGCCGGTCAAATGCTTTGCCTGGCAGGGGAGGAATCCAGGTTGATAGGGAGAGCTGCTCTGTTCCTGCCCGCACCGCCAGCTGGCCATCGAAAAGCTCCATGCTGGATCTGATAGCGGGCAAGCTGGCAAGTGGTCCTGTAACCCTGATCTTCACCCGATCCCCCTCCAGCCTGGCATCCGCCCGGACCAGAGGGCTGCGATAAAGGGGATAGGACCTGCCCGTGATGGTGTCGGAACTCGGTTCTGGATCGATCTGGCCTGGATTCATCCTCGCTTTCCTCAATAGACATCGTGGGGATCGAAGACCTTCTCCCCCACCACCCGGCCATCAATGGTGCGATAAAAGCAGGATCTATAACCTGTATGGCAGGCACCGCCCTCCTGCTCGATCAGGAGCAGTATGGCATCCTCATCGCAGTCCACCCTTATCTCCCTGACAAGCTGAAAGTGGCCTGAGGACTCCCCCTTAAGCCATATCTTATTTCGCGATCTGGACCAGTAATGAGCCTTGCCGGTCTCTTGGGTCTTGGCCAGAGCCTCATCGTTCATATAGGCCAGCATCAGCACCTCTCCTGTCCTCCAGTCCTGGGCGATGGCCGGAATCAACCTCTCGTTCATATAGAAAAATCATAGTGGATATTTCCTATAAGGGCCTTGCCCAGAAGGAAGGGAAGACATTTTTCAGATGAGAGAGAACGGAGAATTGTGAGTTGCATCACCTGCAAGGGCCGGGGAGAGTGCGGCCAGCCGGTCTGCCCCATAGTCCGCCGGCTGGAGGAGCTGGTATCCCTCCCCAAGATCGGCAGTCGCATGGAGGGATTCACCCCACCGGAGGTCTTCGTGGGCCGGTCCGGCTATCCCCTGGTCAGAGCTGGGCCTGTCCTCCCATCTGTCCAGGCTGAAGAGCTGCCTCATCTGGGGATGAACATGGATGAGATCATCTCTGCCCGCATGGGGATGGTTCGTTCCGAGACGAAGATAAGGGTACTGGAGGCAGGCGAGCCTGGAAAGCTTCTGGAGGCCTGCCAGCAGATCGCTATGTCCTCTGCCCCGGTGGGAGCGGAGGTCTCCTTCATCAAACCGCCCCGGAGAAGGCTGCAGTTCGATGGCGTCCTCTCCCCCACCGGTCCATCCGGGGAGTTGGCTAAGATGGAGATCACCACCAATCCCCTAATCCCCCGCAAGGTGGACCAGATCGTCCTGGACCGGGGTGCTCCGGCCGATGTGGCAATCGCGGAGCTTTACTCTGCAGGCATAGATATCGATCACCTCTCCCGACTTCTCTCTATAGGCTTGCTCGGCAATAAGAGGAGGCTAGTGCCCACCCGCTGGTCCATAACGGCATCTGACGACATGATCGGCAAGAGCCTGAAGGATGAGGTTCTTGATTTTCCCGAGGTTAAAGGCTACCATTTGTTCTCTGGGGAGGAACTGGGAAACCACTTTGAAGTCCTCCTTTCTCCCCGGCCTTTCAGCTTCGAGCTGATTGAGATCTGGCGGCCTCATTCCCTCTGGGCGGAGGAGGGATTTATAGGCCGGGATGGGGAGGACGCCCGTCCCAAAAAGGGCTACAGCCCTCTGGCCGGCGGTTACTATGCCGCTCGGCTCGCCGTGCTGGAGCATCTCTCTCGCTGGGGTCGGCAGGCAGGGGTGCTGGCGATAAGGGAGATCTCAGAGGACTACAGGATACCTCTAGGGGTCTGGGTGGTGAGGGAGGTGGCGCGAAAGGCGATGAGCTCTCATCCCACGCGCTTTGACGCCCTCTCCTCCGCTCGAGAGGTGATGGCTGGCCGGCTGCATACCCCTGAAGTCTCCTGGCTCAAAAAGGCGGAGCTTCTGACAGGATCAACGCAAAAGAGGCTGAACGAGTTCTAGCCCGATAAGATGAAAAGAGGCTCTTCGCTGAATTATGTGGATGAGTTCAGGCTGAGAATATGGCCTCTGTTCCTCTGTATCTCTGTGGTTGGGTCAGAGCATAGCGGCTTTCCACAGAGGCGAAAAGATGCAGAGAATTTGCGATTCAAGTTCACCCATACCAGATAGCGTGAAGCCTGAAAAGAATGCTGATCAAAGTATGTAATGAGGAGGGAGGCAAAAGTCAGGCTTTCGGGTGGGAAAGAAATGAGATTCGACCTTTGCCATTAGTTATATACGGCAATTGCCGAGATATAAGTGTTTCGGTACATATTCTTTTATTATAAGATGATCTTGTTCAAACAGGCTTGCACAAAGAGCTTCAATGAGATCCTCGATCTAAAAAAAACGGAAAAATGCCGGGATCCAGGGGGTCTGGATGATTCGGATATTCAAATGATTTAGAAGGTGACGCCCGTTCAGGGCGTTCATCTCAATCCAGAGAGGATCTTTTTCATCACCTCAGCAGCCAGGACCACCACCAGTCCGGTTGTCAGGATCAGAATCCAGCTCTCGGATGAAAGCGGCCTGGTCTCGAATATGAACTGCATGAAGGGGATGTAGACCACCGCCAGTATGGCCAGAATTGAGGCTGCAATTCCCATGAGCAGGGTCTTGTTCCCCAGGGGATTCATCCTGAAGACGGACTCCTGCAAAGAGCGGCTGCTGTAGGCATTGTAAACCGTGAAAAAGCCCAGGCCCACGAATGCCACCGTCCGGGCATAGCTCAGATCGGGATTCGATTGTAGGGTTATTATGTACATCCCCAGGGTTCCAGCTACAATGGCGGCAGCGATTCCCAGGGTGTAGATCATCAGGGGCCGGGAGGGCATCGATTCTTTTGGATCGCGGGGCTTCCGTTTCATGATATCGGAGTGAGAGGGCTCCAGGGCCAGGCCGATGGCGGGAAACTCCTCTGCCACCACGTTGATCCACAGGATCTGGGCGGCAAGAAGGGGGAGAGGAAATCCC
Proteins encoded in this window:
- the hisI gene encoding phosphoribosyl-AMP cyclohydrolase; its protein translation is MNERLIPAIAQDWRTGEVLMLAYMNDEALAKTQETGKAHYWSRSRNKIWLKGESSGHFQLVREIRVDCDEDAILLLIEQEGGACHTGYRSCFYRTIDGRVVGEKVFDPHDVY
- a CDS encoding Nre family DNA repair protein encodes the protein MSCITCKGRGECGQPVCPIVRRLEELVSLPKIGSRMEGFTPPEVFVGRSGYPLVRAGPVLPSVQAEELPHLGMNMDEIISARMGMVRSETKIRVLEAGEPGKLLEACQQIAMSSAPVGAEVSFIKPPRRRLQFDGVLSPTGPSGELAKMEITTNPLIPRKVDQIVLDRGAPADVAIAELYSAGIDIDHLSRLLSIGLLGNKRRLVPTRWSITASDDMIGKSLKDEVLDFPEVKGYHLFSGEELGNHFEVLLSPRPFSFELIEIWRPHSLWAEEGFIGRDGEDARPKKGYSPLAGGYYAARLAVLEHLSRWGRQAGVLAIREISEDYRIPLGVWVVREVARKAMSSHPTRFDALSSAREVMAGRLHTPEVSWLKKAELLTGSTQKRLNEF